The proteins below come from a single Parageobacillus thermoglucosidasius genomic window:
- a CDS encoding Cof-type HAD-IIB family hydrolase — protein sequence MEKKIIFFDIDGTLLDEEKKLPSSTVRAVQELKKAGVYVAIATGRAPFMFSNLLQQLGIDSFVSFNGQYVVFEGNVIYKHPLHRQRLHELKEAAHQHGHPLVFMNVNEARASMEDHPYIHTSMESLKFSHPPFDPLYYENEDIYQALLFCKAEEEQMYVKAFPEFRFVRWHNVSTDVLPTGGSKAEGIQRMIEKIGIAKENVYAFGDGLNDIEMLKFVGTGVAMGNAREEVKKVADFVTKPVGEEGILYGLKQLELIK from the coding sequence GTGGAAAAGAAAATTATATTTTTTGACATTGATGGAACATTGCTTGATGAAGAAAAAAAGCTTCCTTCTTCGACGGTGAGAGCCGTTCAAGAATTGAAAAAAGCTGGCGTTTATGTTGCAATCGCAACTGGCAGAGCGCCGTTTATGTTTTCTAATTTGCTCCAACAGTTAGGAATTGATTCGTTTGTCAGTTTCAACGGCCAATACGTAGTATTTGAAGGGAACGTCATTTATAAACATCCGCTTCATCGCCAAAGACTGCATGAATTAAAGGAAGCAGCGCACCAACATGGCCATCCGCTCGTTTTTATGAATGTGAATGAAGCGAGAGCGAGCATGGAGGATCATCCATATATTCATACCAGCATGGAAAGTTTAAAATTTTCCCATCCTCCGTTTGATCCGCTTTATTACGAAAATGAAGATATTTACCAAGCGCTTCTGTTTTGCAAGGCGGAAGAAGAGCAAATGTATGTGAAGGCATTTCCGGAATTTCGTTTTGTCCGTTGGCATAACGTGTCAACCGATGTATTGCCAACAGGAGGTTCGAAAGCGGAAGGAATTCAACGGATGATTGAAAAAATCGGCATTGCGAAAGAAAATGTGTACGCGTTTGGCGATGGGTTAAATGATATCGAAATGTTGAAATTTGTTGGAACTGGCGTTGCCATGGGAAACGCGCGGGAAGAAGTCAAAAAAGTGGCTGATTTCGTCACAAAGCCGGTCGGGGAGGAGGGGATATTGTACGGATTAAAACAGCTCGAATTAATTAAATAA